In Anguilla rostrata isolate EN2019 chromosome 1, ASM1855537v3, whole genome shotgun sequence, a genomic segment contains:
- the psma3 gene encoding proteasome subunit alpha type-3 isoform X1, whose translation MSSIGTGYDLSASTFSPDGRVFQVEYAMKAVENSSTAIGIRCKDGVVFGVEKLVLSKLYEQGSNKRIFNIDRHVGMSVAGLLADARSLAEVAREEASNFRSNYGHDIPLKHLADRVAMYVHAYTLYSAVRPFGCSFILGSYDEDDGAQLYMVDPSGISYGYWGTAIGKAKQAAKTEIEKLQMKDMTCRELVKEVAKIIYIVHDEVKDKAFELELSWVGEVTKGRHELVPKDIKEEAEKYAKDSLEEEDDSDEDNM comes from the exons TATGATTTGTCGGCCTCCACCTTCTCCCCTGATGGGCGAGTGTTCCAAGTTGAATATGCAATGAAAGCAGTAGAAAACAGCAG TACGGCAATTGGGATCCGGTGCAAGGATGGCGTGGTGTTTGGAGTGGAGAAGCTGGTGCTCTCCAAGCTGTACGAGCAGGGCTCCAACAAGCGCATCTTCAACATCGACCGCCACGTCGGAATG TCTGTGGCTGGGCTCCTGGCTGACGCACGGTCCCTCGCTGAAGTAGCCAGAGAGGAGGCCTCTAACTTCCGGTCCAACTACGGTCATGACATCCCACTCAAG CACCTTGCAGACAGAGTGGCCATGTACGTCCATGCCTACACGTTATACAGCGCAGTGCGGCCTTTTGGGTGCAG CTTCATCTTGGGGTCCTACGATGAAGACGATGGCGCACAGCTGTACATGGTAGACCCTTCCGGAATTTCCTAC GGTTACTGGGGAACGGCTATCGGAAAGGCCAAACAGGCTGCAAAGACCGAGATCGAAAAGCTCCAG ATGAAGGACATGACTTGCAGGGAGCTGGTGAAAGAGGTGGCCAAAAT AATATACATTGTTCATGATGAGGTGAAGGACAAAGCCTTTGAGCTGGAGCTCAGCTGGGTTGGAGAAG tgACAAAAGGCAGGCATGAACTGGTACCCAAAGACATCaaggaggaggcagagaaatACGCTAAA GATTCTCTGGAAGAAGAGGATGATTCCGATGAGGACAACATGTAA
- the psma3 gene encoding proteasome subunit alpha type-3 isoform X2 — MSSIGTGYDLSASTFSPDGRVFQVEYAMKAVENSSTAIGIRCKDGVVFGVEKLVLSKLYEQGSNKRIFNIDRHVGMAVAGLLADARSLAEVAREEASNFRSNYGHDIPLKHLADRVAMYVHAYTLYSAVRPFGCSFILGSYDEDDGAQLYMVDPSGISYGYWGTAIGKAKQAAKTEIEKLQMKDMTCRELVKEVAKIIYIVHDEVKDKAFELELSWVGEVTKGRHELVPKDIKEEAEKYAKDSLEEEDDSDEDNM; from the exons TATGATTTGTCGGCCTCCACCTTCTCCCCTGATGGGCGAGTGTTCCAAGTTGAATATGCAATGAAAGCAGTAGAAAACAGCAG TACGGCAATTGGGATCCGGTGCAAGGATGGCGTGGTGTTTGGAGTGGAGAAGCTGGTGCTCTCCAAGCTGTACGAGCAGGGCTCCAACAAGCGCATCTTCAACATCGACCGCCACGTCGGAATGGCA GTGGCTGGGCTCCTGGCTGACGCACGGTCCCTCGCTGAAGTAGCCAGAGAGGAGGCCTCTAACTTCCGGTCCAACTACGGTCATGACATCCCACTCAAG CACCTTGCAGACAGAGTGGCCATGTACGTCCATGCCTACACGTTATACAGCGCAGTGCGGCCTTTTGGGTGCAG CTTCATCTTGGGGTCCTACGATGAAGACGATGGCGCACAGCTGTACATGGTAGACCCTTCCGGAATTTCCTAC GGTTACTGGGGAACGGCTATCGGAAAGGCCAAACAGGCTGCAAAGACCGAGATCGAAAAGCTCCAG ATGAAGGACATGACTTGCAGGGAGCTGGTGAAAGAGGTGGCCAAAAT AATATACATTGTTCATGATGAGGTGAAGGACAAAGCCTTTGAGCTGGAGCTCAGCTGGGTTGGAGAAG tgACAAAAGGCAGGCATGAACTGGTACCCAAAGACATCaaggaggaggcagagaaatACGCTAAA GATTCTCTGGAAGAAGAGGATGATTCCGATGAGGACAACATGTAA